In Takifugu flavidus isolate HTHZ2018 chromosome 1, ASM371156v2, whole genome shotgun sequence, the DNA window TGCAGGATAAGTTAACATCTGCAATGGCTGAGATCTTGGCCAGTGAAGAGGCTGTAGGCAGAATGCGCAATGAGCTCAAGCTAGAACAAGAGCGTTCAaaagaacaagaggaagaacATGGCCGCAGTGAGACCACTCTACGAGCTCAACTCAAGGAGAGTGAAGATAGACTACGTGAAGTGGAGGCCAGCCTCCTGGAGCGAAACCAGGCTCTTAGACACCTGGAACGCCAACAAGCCTTACAGCGAGACCACATGAGAGAAATACAGAGACTgcaggagaggctgcaggaagTGACTGCTCGGCTTAATGCTACTGAGGAAGGTCAGGTACTAAAGGAGGAGCGCCTCAAGAGCCAACAGCAGACCCTACAAGAGAGTCATCTCAAGGAAAAACAGAATCTATGTAAAAGATTAACTGAAGCTGAAACTGCACAGAAAGAGCTGCAAAACAGAGTAGTTGAAGCTGAACAGCAGGTAGAGGCCCTGTTACGAGGCAAGCAGGCTTCGGGTAGGAAAGAATGCTGGGAGGAAATGCAGAAGTTGCAAGGGGAGCTGGCCCAGAAGACAGATATGGTTGAGTCTCTAAAGGAGAATGTGCGTAGGCTAGAAGAAGAGAAAGGTCAGCTCACTTGTCGGTGTCAGGAATTACTTAACCAGATTGCAGAAGCAGACCGTGAGGTAAATAAGCTCCGCAATCGTTTGGACACGGAGGAGGCTGATTACAACACCTTAGAGCATTCCTATGTGAGAGCGACTCAAGAGTTTCAGAAAATGAGCCTGTTTCttagagaaaaagaagaagatatCAGACAAACGAAGGAGATGTACGAGAGACTGGTAGAGCGTAAAGAGGAGGATTTGAAAGAGGCCCTTTTAAAGCTGTCTGTACTTGGCAGCAGCCTAGAGGAAACTGAGCAGAAGCTGCAAGCTAAGGAGGAGCTTCTTTGCCAAATGAGTCAGAACCTCTTAGATAGAGTTGAACCCTGTAGTGCTGAAAAGGATCTGCAGGCCAAGCTTGCAGCTGCTGAGGATCGCATAGCAGAGCTAGAGCAACATCTCAGTGCCCTGCAGTTAGACTATGCTGATTTCCGCTTAGAAAGGCATCAAACCCCAGAACAGAGCATTAAAGAAGGGGACAATAGTTCACCAGATGATAAAGAGTCCACTGCAAGGAGACCAAGGATTCGGTTTTCTAATATTCAGTGTCAAAAATATATGAACATAGAAAACATGGACACCAGCGACTTGAGAAGTACCGTTgcagagacaaaacaaaacattaatcAGTGTGTAAGCGAAGGTGTTGTGCTAACTGAGGGAACCACAGTTCCTCACAGTAGTGATCCAGAGAAGTTCATCTCCATCATTCATGCTCTGGAGTCTAAACTGCTGGCCACTGAGGACAAATTAAAGAACCTCACACAGAATCTAGAAGTACAACGATCTGCCCAAATGGAACAGATTTCCAAAATTGATCTAAAGGTGACAGAAGCCAAACCTATAGCTAATAAAGACTCTGTTTGCAGCAGTGGATTGTTGGCTAGTTCTGTCAGTAAGCATTACACCAACGCTCTATTATGTGTAGAGAACAGTCGAGAGAAAGTCAGGATTATTCTCAGTGGGTCATGTGATTCTACTGACTCACAGCTGCAGTCTTTGTCAGAGGTAGAGAGTGATTTGCTGATTGCATCACAGCACATCAGACAGGGGCAGAAGACACTGGAAGAGCTGTCCCCCATTCCCAGCGAAACCACGCAGGCACCAAAAGAAGCAGTGCACCTTCTAGCCAAAACTTTATCCTTTGAGGCTGTAGTGTTGAATAAGATTGCTTTGTTATTGCAGACTTCAAAACCGAACCTTCTACAGGGTCTTGCAGAAATATGGGAAGAAATACAAAAAATTACAAAGAGTGACAAAGACTGCTTGGCTGTAGTCTATGCCGATGTCCTGACCAGGAAGTTAATGTTGGAGAGTTCTCTCTGGAAAGACATGGAGAGTGCAGGGAGTGGTGTTGCTAAATCCAAAGAGGGTGGTGTTCCAGTAGATGTAGATGTTGattctgctgttattttcagCACCTTTGTCAAAGCAGAATTAGTCTACTCTATTCAAAACCTCAAACATTCCTATGAAGAGAAGTTCAAGATGCTGAGGAGGGAGTTAGCTGAAGCCCGGGAAAATCTACATCAAAGGGAAGTGGCTCTGAAGATGATTATTGAAGCCTCCAAAAGGCCTGATTTGAATAATGTAATAAAGGAAGTCAAGCATAGGTTTGGTTTTGGTAAACAGAAATTAGCTGACATTCACCCTCCTGAACTCGCTCCCTACATGGAGCAGATTGAAAAGATGGAGGCCAGAGAGTTGGCAGAGGAAATTGTAGACAGACACTTGTCTGGAGAAATGCCCCCTTTTGTTTCCGACTCTACTGAATCCCTCCAGGATGCACATGGAAACTTGGCCAATGAGCTTCAAAGGCAAGCGATCATTCTACACAAGTTTGCTGAAGACATAGAAAGTGGAGGGGACCACCCTGAACTGGCTGAAATGGTCTCTTTGCTTCTGAGGCACCAAACTCCATATAATTTCACAAGCACCTCTCTTTGTATGCAAGAAGCTCTCATTCAGGCTCAAGTGGCTTACGTGGCATGCAGGTTACGGGTCATGCATGAGCAAGAGCTGAGCTGGTGTAAAAAGACAGGTGAGGACATGGACGCTCTTGTCCAGCAGCATGCGCGCAACATCGGCTCAATCCAGGAGAAATATGAAGCATCCCTGCAAGAGGAGCGGCTGAGCTTCGAACAAACTATGGGCACCCTTCAGAAGGAGAACCAAACACTGAAAGTTGAGATCGGCAAGCGAGTGAACCAGCtctctcagcagcaggagcaacTGGCTCTCCTGGAGAAGCGCTTCCAGAAAGAGACCGGGGAGCTCAAGCTGGAGCACGAGCAGGAGCTACGACTAGCAGACAAAAGGCGGGCATCAATGGAGCTGGCCCTCATGGAGACCACATCTGACAGTCAGAGGAAGCTTGAAGTCCTGATGGTAGACATGGATACCATGGAAGAGCAACATGAGAGTCACCTGAAGAATCTAGAGGAGCAGTTTGAACAGAGGATCTGTGAGCTCCAGAAGATCcacaaagaggagctggaaaagctACATTCCCAGTATATAGAAAACATTCAAGTTGTCCGGGAGTACCAGCAGGAGaaaagacattccagaggttcTCCTTCACCTCATTCTGATGAAGCTGcctctccaatggaagcagaacagcaaagagaggagaagactTCACAGGAGCTGTCAGAGGTGGATTCCATGGTGGTTCTGAAAGATCGGATCCAGGAGCTGGAGACTCAGATGAACTCAATGAAGGATGAACTGGAGAACAAGCATCTAGAAGGAGATGTGGCCAGCCTGAGAGAGAAATACCAGAGAGACTTTGAAAGTCTTAAGGTTTTtgctctttcattttccattagTGGACTCATGTAACAAGGGAGTAACAGGGGGAAATAGAGAAATAGTCTATAAAAGTACTAATATACACTGGAGAGTTAGCGTTGGGAAATGGTGTGTGTCCCTTTACAGTCTCAGATTTAGCTCCACTCCAGTTTCATTTTTACTATTGCAGTCATTCTCGGCACCTATGGACATGCCATTTCCCACGTTCAGTTCTAAATACTGCACTCTGTTAATAACCTCTCTTACTAACATCCCGGCTTTAAATCCTATACATTTGCATGCCTTTATGACACTGAACTTGCATGACACCCTGTGTAGCCTAGTTAGCCATCGATAGATACCGCACTCATCTAAGGATCGTCAATAAAACTTGCTGCAATGCTGTCGTGATGCACCGTGGACTTTTTATTCTCGTAGGCCACATGCGAACGAGGGTTTGCTGCAATGGAAGAAACGCATCAGAAGGTCATCCAagatctccagagacaacaccAGAGGGAGATTTCCAAGCTCATGGAGGAGCGAGAGAGGCTATTGGCTGAAGAGACTGCCGCCACCATTGCTGGTGAATTGAGCTGCTCTGAAGTGCTCTACATAATTCAGGgatttgtggcttttaattgTTGTTGATGTGTCTTTAATGCAGCTATTGAGGCTATGAAGAACGCACACaaggaggaaatggagaagaCCCATCGTTCCCAACTGACCGGACTGGACTCTGATATCGATGAACTTCGCTTACAATATGAGTACGTTTATAAAAATATTCCACTTATTAAATCAGACGAGTGATCCAGAAGTAATACCTGTGCTGCTGTAGGGAAAACCCCTCTGTTGCATCTTGTTCTGCCACTGTTTGGCTTGGAAAAATGCAATTGTGTTTGTGAAAATCCCAGATTTTGCTTTTGTGACACTGCAGGGAGGAGCTGCGGTCCATCCAGAGGGAACTGGAGGTGCTGTCAGAGCAGTACTCTCAGAAATGCCTGGAGAACGCTCACCTGGCCCAGGCGCTGGAGGCTGAGCGCCAGGCCCTCAGGCAGTGTCAGAGAGAAAACCAGGAGCTGAACGCTCACAACCaggtctgaacacacacacacacacacacaggtgtgtacaAGGCCAGTTCTTTCCATGTGTTGAAACTGATGTTTCCAATAGGAGTTAAATAACCGACTGACTGCAGAAATCAGCCGGATGCGCTCCTGTTTCAGTGGTGAAACGGCACTGTCGCCACTTACCCAGGGCAAAGATGTGTATGAACTGGAGGTCTGCTTGAAACCACTACAGATATGCGCTCCAACATGAATTGACTTTTTGTAAATCataattttttttccattttgtagGTATTGCTTCGCATTAAGGAATCCGAGATCCAATATCTTAAACAGGAAATCCACTCTTTAAAGGATGAACTGCAGTCTGCTTTAAGGGTTAGCTTACATCATTTCTCCTTTGTTGAAGgaaaattaattaataaaaccTAAACGTGATATTATTTCATGTCCACAGGACAAGAAATATGCCACAGACAAATATAAAGACATCTATACGGAGCTTAGCATCGTGAAAGCAAAGGCTGACTGTGACATCAGCAAACTGAAGGAGAAACTGCTAATTGCCACAGAAGCATTGGGCGAGAAGACGTTGGATCAAACGGTCACATCAGGATATGGTAATTAAATCAACTTCAAAACGACACTGACCACAGTGGGTCTTCATCTGACATCCTGCGATGCTGCATCAGCCATTAAACCCCTCCCATTTTGTCTCCAGATATCATGAAATCAAAGAGTAATCCAGATTTCATGAAGAAGCAGTCCAAGCAGTCCCGAGGCGTAAGGTCAAAGGTGAGTGTTAAGCTAGCCTTTTGTCCAGACGCAGCAATTCATCACTCTGTGTTTACGGTCATGTTTGCTGTAAAGCCTCATTGTTGTCGAGCTGCCACATTCTTGCGTAATTCTTCCTCAGTTTGTCAGTCAGGATGTTTTCAGCCAAGTGCTGGAGGGTTGTCATGTGTCTGTCTTGTCCGTCAGTCTGTCACTGAACAGGTGTCCTGGGATAGCTGACCCCCTCATGGTGGGGATGACTCTCCCCCCAACCTCTGCCCCGCGCTGTGCTGTAGGTATAGCATGATGTAGCACGCAGCACGGCCCCGCTACTCTTGCATGATCCCTGCTGAAGACTGAGTCCATTGAATATGACGGGCGCCAGCAGTGTTTGGAAGCCTCTGGAAAGAACTTATATAGAAGCTACAATCTTTATTTAGCGTTTTCAGCCTGGTCATATTTAATAGCAAAATAACATTTATTCCTGTACTTCACATTTACAGCACTTAAACTGTTAAAAGTATCTGAGCATGTGTCAAATCACAGACTATTATTAACATGTTAACATCTCTAACGTTCATCCtccattttgtgtttctgtgtgcacgtgtgtggcaTGACTGTATCCAtcataacctcatcctgcattcaCATTAACCCATTAAGACCTGACCTACAGGGCTGGGGAAAAGTTTTCACCCCTTACTCCTTTTTTGTTGAGTTTTTGGCGCACTGACATGTTATTTCATCACATAACTTTTAGTGACAAATATCTCGAGTCAACACAAAATGCAGGTTTTAATGGAGGCCTTTCTTTCATAAGGAAAAAACCTCAAACAAGCAGTTCATGCCATGAGTTCAAACGACTCTGAAGAAGAGTGGCACAGTTGTTCCATACATTTGACTGCAACTATGGCTCCAGAGGGTGGCACAAGAAGtggtttgcttcatttattttcacataTATggtcggattttttttttctctacatAAGTTTTACCCAGAATTTGCAGTTTGTATTGAACTTTGTCTCGTAAGTGTGACAAATaggtaaacaaaaaataaataaatgtggaagGAGGCAAACACGTTTTCCCAGCTCTGTATGTTGGAGATGATCGTGGGTCTGAAGGGTTAGAGTCTCATCTAACCAGAAGCTGCTGTGTCCTCTGTGTTGTGGAATAACCTCTCAAATAAACCCCATGTCTTCTCTTCAACAGAGCCTGAAGGAGGGACTGACTGTGCAGGAGCGCATGAAACTATTTGAGGCAAAAGATTCCAAAAAGATCTGAACCCGAAGAATCAGTTTCTCCTCCGCGGCGTTGCTTGGTGACTGGAttgctgcagcactgctgctctCAGACTCTGAAGCTAAAAACCCATTAAGGTTGCTGTTAAACCTGCGCTGGCTGCTTTCAGGCTACAGatgattttaaatgaaatgttttatttaatacaACCTGTGTAAGAAttctttaaaaatatgtaaTCTGTCCATAGTGGAGATGTGTCATATAAGCTGAAAATGGTACGTGACAGCCGTTTTATTCTTCAATGCCAAAACAGATAGCAATACACAgtatgatttaaaaaagaaaagaaaaaagtatatatatttttttcccaaTATGAATTGAATTATCTGCTGTATTTTATTATTGTAGTTTCTATATTAATTTgtaatgtgtttgttgttgcacCAGTCGTGTTGTACATAACtactggatggagagagagagggatatacacacacatacacgtgtgtatacacacatgtatgtgtgtgtatacacttTAAAATTTTTTAGTTGAGGCATCTGCTGTATGACAACTATGGTTTGATAGTGGAAAATTAATGTGATGCTTAATTTGCTTGTGTATGAGAGTTTTATAAAACGGGAGGGTGCACACTTATGACTACTTGAGGGAGCTAGACTAATTTCTTTTCTTACCCGACTCAAATGGGTTTATTCAACTCTTGCAGTCCAACCAAACTTCCCGGCTTTTTTCGATATTTAGTAAACATTTGTGACTTTGTTGGTGATGCTAGAGTGTTGTTTTAAAGATCCTTATATTCTGAAATATTTGTTTGCTCAGTTTTGACTTGGTGTGAGACATTTCATCTCAATATTTAGAAGTTTGCATGCCATGAATTGCAGAATGTTGCCTCATTTTATGCTTTAGTGGGAACTCACACTAATAAGCTTTGCTTTGCGAGTTTGGTGATGAAACGTTTTACTGTAAACGGCAGTCTTGAAGCACTTGGCCCCGTTCCCTGACCTCTCACTGAATCTAGTCGTGCCTCAACTGAGTGAAGAATATTTAACAACATGAAACCTGTGCAGCTATGGATACACACTGTATAGTATTCAAACCACGCCTTGTGTACATATATATGCCATACGGAAAacttctgtgttttattttaaactcgTACTTTGCTCACTAGCTCTATATGAAATGTatgaatattttttattttcatttgaatgtATCACGTCGAATAAATGAAGTGTTTGGAAATGTTGGCATACTTTAATTGAAATTGTAATGTTGCTCGGTTGTCCATTAAAGGTTCATTATTTACCCGTGTTTAGCCAGTTTGCGACATTTTAAACGTTTTAAGCgtcaaaacaaatgaattaCAGACGCAAACACGTCGAGTTTGAATATATTATGTCCACATGGGGGCGCTATTAACCTGGCGTTTCTACGGAGTGTGTCAGAATGGCCGCGGTTCTCTGGACCGCCCGCGTTCCTTCCGTGGTCTGAACCGTCATTTTGAGCCCTGCAGGGTGAATATCTCCGGCGGCCTCCTCTGGTTGTGGCAGCTAACCTTTGCCTCAGAAGTGCCAGGCCTGGGGGGACGGGGGTCCTGTGGTCAGTCTGAGGTGCTCGAGGCCTTGACCTTATAAAACTGTAAGCAGAATTACAGGTGACCCCGGTGGTGGTCTGTGACCTTTGGATCAGCCTGACATCAAAAGACCAAAAGGTGCTACTGTCGCCATTAATGAAGGATTAATGATGCGTTGGTACCTAACTGACCGAAGCCCAATATCATCCAAAATTATTCTGTCTTGGAATTTTGTGCCATTTAGTGTATCGATATAATGAAAGTGAGAGTAGCTCCACAGCTACATGTAACAGAACATGTGATATGAAGagtggccagcagggggggctggtgcGCCGGGTGAGCACTGAAACGTTCTTTATTTTTACCTGCTGGAATAATCTTAAATATCTTGTTCAGGTCACTATCAGCACGTTTGGTTCTCAACAAAAAATTAAATCTAAAAACCAACCAAAttgttttaaaacaaaattatttaaaatcatttaaaaatgtaaatgaattaGAATTATTTGAACGGTTTTCCTTATAAATATTCTTTAACTGATTGAGTTGAAATAAACCACCTCACAAAAATCAGTTTTGTCACTGATCCATTTTCAGAATTTCATTCTTTCACTTGTATAAACGtagtttttacttttttattgaAACAAATAACAGCATTTATAATACAATTCATCATGAAGTGCAGTCAAACAGGACATCTTATAAAAACCATTTTACTTACATGATTTATATATACAGGATCAGATAAAAGATTGTCAATACCATTTGTGCCGATGTTACAGTTTAATGGGAATATGTCTGCAACAATCAATATCTGAGGGCCGTTTCTGAAACCTTTTCAGTCTGTGGGTTTTCCAGGGTGCAAAATGTGTTTTGGTGCAGTCAGACACATGTTTGTGATGAGTCACGTGGTTTCCTCCTCTTGTTTACGGGCTCGCGGGACACTGGACCTCCAGTCGCTGGATGGAAGGGGGTCTCTTGGCGTTTTTGACAGAGGAGGGGATGTCTGTGAACACCATGGAGCGTCCGTCCGGGCAGAGCAGCACGCTGGAGTCTGCCTCACATTTGGTGGTCCTGTTGGGCCACAGAGCCTCCGCAGATCCGCTTCTGGTGCTGGGACCACCgggggtgagaagctctgcgtTCCCCACCTGGCTCATCTTGATCAGCATGTCGAGCGACTGCTTGCGGCTCTCCAACGACGTCCTCATGgccctctcctcatcctgccttttttcctccagtaactcctcctcttcctcttcatccgtCTCTGCGCTGTTGTCTTTCAGGCCTCCTACCTCTGTCATGCCGAGGTCACCTCCCGGATCTGAGGAGCCCCTCTTCACTGACAGGTCGAGGGGGCCGTCGCTGCTGCGCCCTGTACGTTCCAGCGCCTGGTGGATGTGGGAGAGCTCACTGCGGATTTTGCTCAGGTGCTCCCACAGGTGCCTCTGGGCTGGAAGGTCTTCCTTCTCCAGGTGGGAGATTTTGCGCTCAGCGTCCTGGTACTCCTGCAAGGCCTTtgagaggtcagagaggagagcagccacGGACTCTGAGGCCCCCTCCCCAACTGCCTCTGGAGCCGATTCTTGGCTGTTGGGACCCCCGCAGGCAGAGAGGGACGACGTCTCACTGTTGGGGCTGGGGACTCGGTCGTTGTACCACAGTTCGCTGGGTCGTGCCTGAAGATGAGGGTCCTTCAGACTGAGGGTGAGAGGAAATAGTAATTCAcctttttatatatatagtaACCAAAATACACACATTCAATATTTTCCTTATgcacatttaaacaataaaagctTTCTCATATTGAAACTGTCTTTACCTGTCGTGGTAGAGAAGCTTGTCTGCCGCCATGTTAAGTGTTGATACGCTCTGAATGTTTTTCAGAAGGTCCAAAGTTAAACTCACAGCCTGCTTCTTCTCCACAGGGGCCTCGTGGATCCCCAGCAGGGCGCCTGACCTCTTGAGGCCCCAACTTGCTTTACCTTCCTTTGCGATAGCGTGCAGCTTAGCCTCCACCCTGTAGCCCTGGTCGGGGGAGTCTCTCTGAGGTGACGCCCAGCCGCCAGGCGACACCACGGCAGCTCCGGGTCGCAAAGCAGGCACTTTCCACAAATTCACTTTGGGCTGGAAACCAGAGAGGGAATTTACTTCGAGGCTGTTCTGGGACGTTTTCAGCGCTTTGCCGGCGTCGCTCTGGCCAGAGGCTGGTCTGAACGTATGCTCGCACATGAAGGGGTAGTAGAGGCGTGGGGGGATGAGGGCTCTGTCGGGATGGGAGCTGGAGGCCGGGTGCATCAGCTGGGCGGCCGATGCCAGGAAGGGAAACTGGGTGATCTGGGACTGTGCCGCGACACCAGCGGTGGCCGCGGGAATGGTAGAATTCATGTAGGAGAACAGACTGGGGCCGACGGGGTAGCCCACCCCAAGCATTGACAGGTTGAGTCCGGTTTGGTCCTGGTAGTCCATCAGGCCTGGCGGGGGAGGGTAGCAGGGAATTGAGCCGCTCACTCGGGACTGGGCGCCCTCATTTTTGGCCTTTTTGTGGCTGGAGTTT includes these proteins:
- the prr35 gene encoding proline-rich protein 35; its protein translation is MSKDDTCKVTSASKHKERKPKKPHYIPRPWGKPYNYKCFQCPFTCMEKSHLYNHMKYSLCKNSLSLLIESDWPYKKGNLLHPEQLRPFQPTHGLRVVGRDGLEQLSGTEERQKLQQVAEEEGEQKGQGLEDEEEAGGGEGAEVPGLTKESSGLTSGDKAENPMKKAKPLESELLVADMLSLEDQLLQARSVEVEAQLKHYKTCLTAPSVLSEQWRLLNSSHKKAKNEGAQSRVSGSIPCYPPPPGLMDYQDQTGLNLSMLGVGYPVGPSLFSYMNSTIPAATAGVAAQSQITQFPFLASAAQLMHPASSSHPDRALIPPRLYYPFMCEHTFRPASGQSDAGKALKTSQNSLEVNSLSGFQPKVNLWKVPALRPGAAVVSPGGWASPQRDSPDQGYRVEAKLHAIAKEGKASWGLKRSGALLGIHEAPVEKKQAVSLTLDLLKNIQSVSTLNMAADKLLYHDSLKDPHLQARPSELWYNDRVPSPNSETSSLSACGGPNSQESAPEAVGEGASESVAALLSDLSKALQEYQDAERKISHLEKEDLPAQRHLWEHLSKIRSELSHIHQALERTGRSSDGPLDLSVKRGSSDPGGDLGMTEVGGLKDNSAETDEEEEEELLEEKRQDEERAMRTSLESRKQSLDMLIKMSQVGNAELLTPGGPSTRSGSAEALWPNRTTKCEADSSVLLCPDGRSMVFTDIPSSVKNAKRPPSIQRLEVQCPASP